The window TCCGCCCGTACAGCTTCCTGAACGTCGGCAGCGCCGCCGTCCGCATCCACACGATCAGGTCCTCCTGCTCGCTCAGCTGCTCAAGTTCAGAAGGAAATGCTGCATCAGAGATCCTTCAGAAGTTAATTCTTTGTGCACTTAATTAGTCACAGACAGGTAGCTTGTCGTTGAGGTTGCCGCCGCCGATGAGGCCGCCCTTCTGGAAGTTGACGGGGAAGACGTTGCTGCCGAACTTGCTGTTCTTGTCGCTGGCCCAGGCGATGTCCTTCTTGTTCACCGTCACCGACTTCTTGTTGACGGAGAAGGCGTAGGTGTCGTTGAAGAGGCTCCAGGCGATGAGGCCGCAGGGCACGATGAGGGAGCCGTCGCCGGTGGTGGCCTCCGGGTCGCAGGCCTTGGCCACCGCCTTGGGGTCCTTGTAGTCCTTGTCGCGCAGCTGCTGGTCGCTCCGGCTCTGCACGTACCGCCGGTGGTTCTGGTAGAAGTTCTCCAGCTGGTAGTAGACGTGTATGGGGCCCTTCATCGGCTTCGGCACCTGAACACAAAGATGCCATGTTCTTCAGGACTGCATACCAGCAGAGTAGAGACGCATTTCTGAATGGGAAGATGTGTCTCTGAATCTCACCGTGATCTTTCTGGTGCACGCCTTGTTGGCCTTGGAGTCCTGGATGAACCCGATCTTGTCGCTGGCGGTAACACACTCCTCGTCGTATCGATCTATCAATTCAACAATCTGCATTTTGCAGTAGCGGCAAATTAGGGAACAGCAAAGATGAAATGCATTTTGTTCATGTAGCACTGCAACTGCACTTGTCTGAATTTTTCACCTCCTGTGACGCCGACAGCGACGCGAGCCCTATCGGGACGAAGATGATGCCGATGAGCGAGAAGGCGCCGATGACCTATCAATCAACCGAAGGATTCATGTTAGTACATTCAGGTTGACAAAGATGTAGCCCTGGGTCGATGTTTACATTTGCAACGATCATCACAAGAGAAGAAACAAAACGGAGTAATAATTAAATCGTACGATTCCGGGAGTTAACAGCGGCTTGCATGCCGGGAGCTCCTGCTGCGTGAATTTAGAATCTGCCAAAACGGAACGGGAATTCAATCAGTCACAAGAACATGCCGCCTGCATTTTTTTCTCTCAGCAAAATAGGGAA is drawn from Aegilops tauschii subsp. strangulata cultivar AL8/78 chromosome 1, Aet v6.0, whole genome shotgun sequence and contains these coding sequences:
- the LOC109744308 gene encoding ALA-interacting subunit 1, which encodes MSVSGSESAASANKPKYSKFTQQELPACKPLLTPGIVIGAFSLIGIIFVPIGLASLSASQEIVELIDRYDEECVTASDKIGFIQDSKANKACTRKITVPKPMKGPIHVYYQLENFYQNHRRYVQSRSDQQLRDKDYKDPKAVAKACDPEATTGDGSLIVPCGLIAWSLFNDTYAFSVNKKSVTVNKKDIAWASDKNSKFGSNVFPVNFQKGGLIGGGNLNDKLPLSEQEDLIVWMRTAALPTFRKLYGRIETDIMASDEITVVIQNNYNTYSFGGTKAVVLSTASWIGGKNNFIGVAYVAVGGICLLLAMGFVVLYVVKPRALGDPAYLSWNKEAAEYSH